A DNA window from Candidatus Sulfidibacterium hydrothermale contains the following coding sequences:
- a CDS encoding SIR2 family protein: MIDTKSLKELDNRSASAFIQLLKEISKKKTTLYLGAGVSASSGIPTWNQLIEQICSTFFYHWEFSEDNGNDKIPKNLSIAFWENFFWSNESKNLSKILAKENPINIAEQIKSRIRPIDWIYLVRKLLYYQHDLKPSTLISEITELFSSEYINTVLTSNYDDLLEKQLKAKGIKCKSIVFKPFKKDDGKVVIHPHGILPIEGGEKTKIIFTESEYIEEFSKPYSWTNLIQLNEFNQSTCLFIGTSFTDINLVKLLRISRGQTKNMHYAFIFNDPNKDDKIKELFYNYLYDLGIKVILIPMENSSDFSKLPKYIKLINEFLRDKNHELRKYAT, translated from the coding sequence ATGATTGACACAAAATCACTTAAGGAATTAGATAATCGAAGTGCATCTGCATTTATACAATTGCTTAAGGAAATATCAAAGAAGAAAACCACACTTTATCTTGGTGCAGGAGTATCTGCATCATCTGGAATACCAACTTGGAATCAATTAATCGAGCAGATTTGTTCAACCTTTTTTTATCATTGGGAATTTTCGGAAGACAACGGAAATGATAAGATTCCAAAAAACCTATCTATTGCTTTTTGGGAAAACTTTTTTTGGAGTAATGAATCAAAGAACTTATCAAAAATATTAGCAAAAGAGAATCCTATTAATATTGCAGAACAAATAAAAAGCAGGATTCGTCCAATAGACTGGATTTACTTAGTTAGAAAATTGTTGTACTATCAACATGACTTAAAACCGTCAACTCTCATTTCTGAGATTACCGAATTATTCTCTTCAGAATATATAAATACAGTGCTTACAAGTAATTATGACGATTTACTGGAAAAACAATTAAAAGCCAAAGGAATCAAGTGTAAGTCTATCGTATTTAAACCATTCAAAAAAGATGATGGTAAGGTTGTAATTCATCCACATGGAATTTTACCGATTGAGGGAGGTGAAAAAACAAAAATAATTTTCACAGAGAGTGAATACATTGAAGAATTTTCTAAACCTTATTCTTGGACAAATCTCATACAATTAAATGAATTCAATCAAAGTACATGCTTATTTATTGGAACATCATTTACAGATATAAATCTGGTGAAACTATTAAGGATTAGTAGGGGGCAAACAAAGAATATGCATTACGCATTTATATTTAATGACCCCAATAAGGATGATAAAATTAAAGAGTTGTTTTATAATTATCTGTACGATTTAGGAATTAAGGTAATTCTAATACCAATGGAAAACAGTTCAGATTTTAGCAAATTACCAAAATATATAAAACTAATAAATGAATTTTTAAGAGATAAGAATCATGAATTAAGAAAATACGCTACCTAA
- a CDS encoding HNH endonuclease, protein MMKCIICRENKTEFNDEHVIPDSIQGYYHINTVCTDCNSRLGTLIDNKLTNHKFIEFQRHLLGIKGKSGKIPNPFSGTLFLKDNPEQKIRLELDSEGNFEPRLLPNIPKTFAETFTITLDIKDEHKKDEIINKFLKRNGIPKEQVRIEQVKEKENRPWIHASLKIDIKDFKLAILKIAYEFTIDQIPEYFNDSTAIKISKLLKEADFENLYKDITFFGDGLNNQILEPFSHLIEFENNNHYLILFESPNLGLICFVNLFNIFSLGIKMSDSSSFLPENLLVGKNDITKKSFEVYNIRELMSQTYTPIEYRFQYFLPKDQDIFNEFIKNDQDPNFDFYRENGKIPFFDKHGNIVYDDIDIKLKQNNLTKIPKGDTKNEIITQILLDEELYIKLLPINKLYRVISVQIEQYRKKKI, encoded by the coding sequence ATGATGAAATGTATAATTTGCAGAGAAAACAAAACAGAATTTAATGATGAACATGTTATTCCTGATTCAATTCAAGGATATTATCACATTAATACAGTATGCACAGACTGTAATAGCAGATTAGGAACATTAATAGACAACAAATTAACTAATCATAAATTCATTGAGTTCCAAAGACATTTATTAGGTATAAAAGGTAAATCTGGTAAAATCCCCAATCCATTCTCAGGAACACTTTTTTTAAAAGATAATCCAGAACAGAAAATTAGATTAGAACTTGATAGCGAAGGAAATTTTGAACCTCGATTATTACCAAATATTCCTAAGACTTTTGCTGAAACTTTTACTATTACTTTAGATATTAAAGACGAACATAAAAAAGATGAAATCATTAATAAATTTCTTAAAAGAAATGGAATTCCAAAAGAACAAGTTAGGATTGAACAAGTAAAAGAAAAAGAAAATCGACCATGGATTCATGCTTCTTTGAAAATAGATATTAAAGATTTTAAGTTAGCAATATTAAAAATTGCATATGAATTTACTATTGACCAGATTCCAGAATATTTTAACGATTCAACTGCGATTAAAATTTCAAAATTACTTAAAGAAGCAGATTTTGAAAACCTATATAAAGATATCACATTTTTTGGTGATGGTTTAAATAATCAGATTTTAGAGCCATTTTCTCATTTAATAGAATTTGAAAACAATAACCATTATTTAATATTATTCGAATCTCCCAATTTGGGACTAATTTGTTTTGTCAATCTTTTTAATATATTTTCTCTTGGTATTAAAATGAGTGATTCTTCTTCATTCTTACCTGAAAACCTACTTGTAGGAAAAAATGATATTACTAAAAAATCTTTCGAAGTTTACAATATCAGAGAATTAATGAGTCAGACTTATACTCCAATAGAATATCGTTTTCAATACTTTCTACCCAAAGATCAAGATATTTTTAATGAATTTATTAAAAATGATCAAGATCCAAATTTTGATTTTTATAGAGAAAATGGGAAAATACCTTTTTTTGACAAACATGGTAATATTGTTTATGATGATATTGATATTAAACTTAAACAAAATAATTTAACAAAAATACCTAAAGGAGACACAAAAAATGAAATTATTACACAGATTTTATTAGATGAAGAATTATACATTAAACTTCTTCCAATTAATAAATTATATAGAGTTATTTCTGTGCAAATAGAACAATATAGAAAGAAAAAAATATAA
- a CDS encoding nucleotide-binding protein, whose protein sequence is MVCPITNLEADRIDSTSYRIIVNDESYVIKHGIRFDILVEDEKFKKNKHLIAGAILNKQLSAANYDEEYCFTLILDDLEEKLKKIIYPKTPKEKIDNLLKTLYQLQNFDGEIVDISKVVKKPEFYYKHFFKSADECIYYLKELDYQGLIECHFLNDTEYPIDFQITFKGLNYYLNLMEQGNLSNKCFVAMSFDPQMKETRDAIKDAILKNDFEPVIIDEQLIESSQTINDAIIFAIKSCKFCIADFSQQKDGVYFESGFAVGLGKPVIYTCHKDWFSKSHFDTNHFPHIIYETNKELTEKLDIKIKAWIK, encoded by the coding sequence ATGGTATGTCCAATAACCAATCTTGAAGCAGATAGAATTGATTCTACCTCATATAGGATAATTGTAAATGACGAAAGCTATGTTATTAAACATGGTATAAGATTTGACATACTTGTAGAAGATGAAAAATTTAAAAAAAATAAACATTTAATTGCCGGTGCTATTTTAAACAAACAGCTTTCTGCTGCAAATTATGATGAAGAATACTGTTTTACTTTGATTTTAGATGACTTAGAAGAAAAACTAAAGAAAATAATTTATCCTAAAACCCCTAAAGAAAAAATAGACAACCTATTAAAAACATTATATCAATTACAGAATTTTGATGGAGAAATCGTTGACATCAGCAAGGTTGTTAAAAAGCCAGAGTTTTATTACAAGCATTTTTTTAAATCTGCAGACGAATGCATATATTACCTCAAAGAATTGGATTATCAAGGCTTAATTGAATGTCATTTTTTAAACGATACAGAATATCCTATAGATTTTCAAATTACATTTAAAGGTCTTAACTATTATTTGAATCTAATGGAACAAGGGAACTTATCAAATAAATGTTTTGTAGCTATGTCCTTTGACCCTCAAATGAAAGAAACTCGAGATGCTATAAAAGATGCTATTTTGAAAAATGATTTTGAACCAGTAATAATTGATGAGCAGCTAATAGAAAGTTCACAAACAATTAATGATGCTATAATTTTTGCCATTAAAAGTTGTAAATTTTGTATAGCAGATTTTAGTCAACAAAAAGATGGTGTGTATTTTGAAAGTGGATTTGCTGTTGGATTAGGGAAACCTGTTATTTATACTTGTCATAAAGATTGGTTTTCTAAATCACATTTTGACACTAATCATTTCCCTCATATAATTTACGAAACTAATAAAGAATTAACAGAAAAATTAGACATAAAAATTAAAGCATGGATCAAATAA
- a CDS encoding IS3 family transposase — MNRKEEISVKRQCELLEVNRSSFYYVPRQEGSYNQELMKLIDKQYMKTPFYGVMRMTTYLRNIGYPVNAKRVRRLYRLMDLQAIGPRPNTSKPHKGEGHTVFPYLLRNLEITHSNQVWAMDITYVPVGNGYMYLFAIIDLYSRYIVGWSLSNTMTTQWCKQTLEQAIKDHGKPKMINTDQGSQFTATEFTEFVTGKGITFSMDGKGRAIDNIFIERFWRNIKYEKLYLEPSEDGLELYEKIKDYIEFYNTQRPHQSLAYKMPVKVFKQAA, encoded by the coding sequence GTGAACAGGAAAGAAGAAATAAGCGTCAAACGGCAATGCGAACTTTTAGAAGTAAACCGCAGCAGCTTCTACTATGTTCCCCGACAAGAGGGTTCTTACAATCAGGAACTGATGAAGCTGATAGACAAGCAATACATGAAAACACCTTTTTATGGAGTCATGCGCATGACCACCTATCTGCGAAACATAGGGTATCCGGTCAATGCCAAACGCGTACGACGATTGTACCGGCTTATGGATTTGCAAGCCATCGGCCCACGTCCAAATACGAGCAAGCCCCATAAGGGGGAAGGCCATACGGTATTTCCCTATTTGTTGCGGAATTTAGAAATAACCCATTCCAACCAGGTCTGGGCGATGGATATTACCTATGTTCCCGTTGGCAACGGTTATATGTACCTTTTTGCCATCATAGACCTTTACAGCAGGTATATCGTAGGGTGGTCATTGTCGAATACCATGACAACCCAATGGTGCAAACAGACTTTGGAGCAAGCCATAAAGGATCATGGCAAACCTAAAATGATTAATACCGATCAGGGAAGCCAGTTTACAGCAACAGAATTTACGGAGTTTGTAACCGGTAAGGGGATTACTTTCAGTATGGATGGTAAAGGTCGAGCCATAGATAATATTTTTATAGAGAGGTTTTGGAGAAACATAAAATACGAAAAGTTATATTTGGAACCATCGGAAGACGGACTGGAATTATATGAGAAAATTAAAGATTACATAGAGTTCTACAACACGCAAAGACCCCATCAGTCATTAGCGTATAAAATGCCTGTAAAAGTGTTCAAACAGGCTGCTTAG
- a CDS encoding transposase, translating into MKKRKKYTSRFKTKVVLEALQERETIQELGRKYGLHPNQISTWKSQFLSSASSVFEKGTKKEDVEKEKEALFKKVGQLQMEVDFLKKVLGK; encoded by the coding sequence ATGAAAAAGAGAAAAAAGTACACATCAAGGTTCAAAACGAAAGTAGTATTGGAAGCCCTGCAGGAAAGAGAAACGATTCAGGAACTGGGGAGGAAATACGGATTACACCCGAATCAGATTTCTACCTGGAAGAGCCAGTTTTTATCATCAGCATCATCGGTATTTGAAAAGGGTACTAAGAAAGAAGATGTTGAAAAAGAGAAAGAAGCCCTGTTTAAGAAAGTAGGCCAACTGCAAATGGAAGTTGACTTCTTAAAAAAAGTGTTGGGGAAATAG
- a CDS encoding IS256 family transposase has translation MKRIHFTQEQITKILGEIAEKEGGYQEVLKISLEAMMRAEREEHNKSEGDMSNGYRIRRTFGQGKILELQVPRSRKGHFYPILLSLLRDQEEECRRMAFSLYGAGLTTEQVGNIFGEIYGRQYSTSQISRMFEFARSDVQRWLQRPLEPYYPILYIDATFIYTRRIDHVSKEAYYTILGVRKDRTREVLAVVNFPTESAQAWEDVFIDLKSRGMKQAGLIVCDSLSSIETSIWKHFPGTEVQLCTIHLQRNVQKRIKPKDKAQVADDFKDVFRTGDRYDNKSKGWERWVNFCNKWGRYYPSIKRMVYNQRYKLYFTYLDYDYRIHSMIYSTNWIERLNRDYKRTTRMRGALPNPEATILLLGYVAMTRSAYQRKLPKINYETEKLQWEE, from the coding sequence ATGAAAAGAATACACTTTACACAGGAGCAAATTACAAAGATTTTAGGAGAAATTGCAGAAAAAGAAGGAGGATATCAGGAAGTTTTAAAAATTAGTCTTGAAGCGATGATGCGCGCCGAACGGGAAGAGCACAATAAATCGGAAGGCGACATGAGCAACGGCTACCGCATACGCAGGACATTTGGACAGGGAAAGATATTAGAACTACAGGTTCCACGAAGTCGCAAAGGGCATTTTTATCCGATTTTGTTAAGTCTGTTACGAGACCAGGAAGAAGAATGCAGGCGGATGGCTTTCAGTTTGTATGGTGCGGGATTGACCACGGAACAAGTAGGGAATATCTTTGGGGAGATATACGGCAGGCAGTACAGCACAAGTCAGATTAGCAGGATGTTTGAGTTTGCCCGTTCCGATGTACAAAGGTGGTTGCAAAGGCCATTAGAACCTTACTATCCGATATTATACATTGATGCCACCTTTATCTACACACGCAGAATAGACCATGTAAGTAAAGAAGCTTATTACACTATTCTGGGGGTACGCAAAGACCGTACACGAGAGGTTCTGGCTGTTGTCAACTTTCCTACCGAGAGTGCTCAGGCGTGGGAAGATGTGTTTATCGATTTAAAAAGTCGAGGGATGAAACAAGCCGGTTTAATCGTATGCGATAGTCTTTCATCAATAGAAACATCTATATGGAAACATTTCCCGGGTACAGAAGTTCAATTATGTACCATTCATCTGCAACGCAACGTACAAAAACGCATTAAGCCAAAAGATAAAGCACAGGTGGCAGATGATTTTAAGGATGTATTTCGTACAGGGGATCGTTATGATAATAAATCCAAAGGATGGGAACGTTGGGTAAACTTTTGCAATAAATGGGGCCGCTATTACCCTTCGATAAAGCGAATGGTTTATAATCAACGCTACAAACTCTACTTTACCTATCTTGATTATGATTACAGAATTCACAGTATGATTTACTCAACCAATTGGATAGAACGTCTCAACAGAGATTATAAAAGAACAACGCGTATGCGGGGAGCTTTGCCTAATCCGGAGGCAACTATATTGTTGCTGGGATATGTTGCTATGACAAGAAGTGCATACCAAAGAAAGTTACCGAAAATAAATTATGAAACGGAAAAATTACAATGGGAAGAATGA
- a CDS encoding RelA/SpoT domain-containing protein has product MSVIDNFIKRYNKEFDFYQKLSFIIATKIEDELAKRGIKAIVTHRAKKPDRLKEKLNKRIEDKKYKTVNDIYKDIIDLAGIRVSLYFPSERDILDEIIKELFRVVQKKKFPNTTHSPKYEKRFSGYWATHYRIKLKPEKTTQRYNTPQKLDNELS; this is encoded by the coding sequence ATGTCAGTAATAGATAATTTTATAAAACGTTACAATAAGGAATTTGATTTTTATCAAAAGCTATCCTTTATTATAGCTACAAAGATTGAAGATGAATTGGCAAAACGTGGCATTAAAGCAATTGTAACACATAGAGCTAAAAAGCCAGATAGACTAAAAGAAAAATTAAACAAACGAATTGAAGATAAAAAATATAAAACTGTTAATGACATTTATAAGGATATTATTGACTTAGCAGGAATAAGAGTATCATTATATTTCCCGTCGGAAAGAGATATACTTGATGAAATAATAAAAGAATTATTTAGAGTAGTACAGAAGAAAAAATTTCCGAACACAACTCATTCACCAAAATATGAAAAAAGATTCTCTGGTTATTGGGCAACACATTATAGAATTAAATTAAAACCAGAAAAAACAACTCAAAGGTATAATACACCCCAAAAACTGGACAACGAGTTAAGTTAG
- a CDS encoding HNH endonuclease, giving the protein MAKIDRNSIKDAQRIFEKLIPESSSRLKVVEFLSNAINYADILNSQKWNLNLDINGQFIRFNVGHEYCIEIKKNEILIICDRTTLKPIMRDLKIPLIFRGHIKKQKIHSKNIDEVPDCLAKTKNSIGCLLPTKGIEKYIDYFITSNKDFIKEAINTCQLPQMREAHSKGVIEYLTKNYSGEVSSPIYELTNLPTIDEFIEDEKLKIKRARKLSKSKRLEKLKKSITKPKRKIVSQFVFQRNPYVVAEVLERANGICEKCGKRAPFLKDIDGSPFLEVHHIIPLAEGGNDTIENAIALCPNCHRHAHYGKKTY; this is encoded by the coding sequence ATGGCGAAAATTGATAGAAATAGTATAAAAGATGCTCAAAGAATTTTTGAGAAATTAATACCTGAAAGTTCTTCAAGATTAAAAGTAGTTGAATTTTTAAGTAATGCTATTAACTATGCTGATATTTTAAATAGCCAAAAATGGAATTTAAATCTTGATATAAATGGACAATTTATTCGGTTTAATGTTGGACATGAATATTGTATTGAAATTAAAAAGAATGAAATTCTGATAATTTGCGATAGAACAACATTGAAACCAATTATGCGAGATTTAAAAATTCCTTTGATATTTCGTGGACATATTAAGAAACAAAAAATTCATTCAAAAAATATTGATGAAGTCCCAGATTGTTTAGCCAAAACAAAAAATAGTATAGGTTGTTTACTGCCAACAAAAGGAATTGAAAAGTACATTGATTATTTTATAACAAGCAATAAGGACTTTATAAAAGAAGCAATTAATACTTGTCAGCTTCCCCAAATGAGAGAAGCACACTCAAAAGGTGTAATTGAATATTTAACAAAAAATTATTCAGGTGAAGTAAGTAGTCCTATCTATGAATTAACAAACTTGCCAACAATTGATGAATTTATTGAAGATGAAAAATTGAAGATTAAAAGGGCAAGGAAGTTAAGTAAATCAAAGAGACTTGAAAAACTAAAAAAATCTATTACTAAACCCAAAAGGAAAATTGTAAGCCAATTTGTTTTTCAACGAAATCCATATGTTGTTGCAGAAGTTCTTGAACGAGCAAATGGAATTTGTGAAAAGTGTGGAAAACGAGCACCATTTCTAAAAGATATTGATGGAAGTCCATTTTTGGAAGTCCACCACATAATACCATTAGCAGAAGGTGGAAATGATACAATTGAAAATGCAATTGCACTTTGCCCAAATTGTCATAGACACGCACATTATGGAAAGAAAACATATTGA
- a CDS encoding RNA-directed DNA polymerase, producing the protein MSLIEKHFRKTEKLIKLINEDLIANWLLNEGYYPEQYVVPPSFRVKDFELQENVYINNLANPPRRKLINISYPKSLLTSRIFGIQHPHNYHDIVYWLMDDWDNIINHIFHEDLKIFSYSFPIPVNDGARGELSPLRSGRMIYEWITMAEKDLVAEAHKYNLIVRSDITNFYNSIYTHSIGWALHGQETAFKDKTCTLTGNKIDKLVQYANNGRTNGIPVGSAVSDLIAEIILSSIDLKISQKLKDKDFIATRFKDDYRILCNTESDAKEILKVLAEELTQFNLLINESKTKILELPNGLYRQHDRAYQQYSIKDKERISFKTFELTLLTVLDIHKEYPGTSILEKFFSELFNNDYDLKIQFSTKESLRRKEILKTLSLLVLVKRESEKILCHILSVIEFIYLKYRTEFKLKEIIKELVKSEIIKANDKQSIFELSWYLFFARYIGLGISEKWINSRVNKDLRKNPFLKSACTSKQQIYNDSHINLFSKPKDCRGTTLAKKIAVFERNKDE; encoded by the coding sequence ATGAGCTTGATTGAAAAACATTTTCGTAAAACAGAAAAGCTTATAAAGCTAATTAATGAAGATTTGATTGCTAATTGGCTTTTAAATGAAGGATATTATCCAGAGCAGTATGTTGTTCCACCATCTTTCAGAGTAAAAGATTTTGAATTACAAGAAAATGTTTACATTAACAATTTAGCAAACCCGCCAAGACGTAAATTAATTAATATTTCTTATCCAAAATCTCTTTTAACTTCTCGTATTTTTGGAATCCAACACCCACATAATTACCATGATATTGTTTATTGGCTAATGGATGATTGGGATAATATTATTAATCATATTTTTCATGAAGATTTAAAGATTTTCTCTTATAGTTTTCCAATTCCAGTAAATGATGGAGCGAGAGGAGAATTAAGTCCATTACGTTCAGGAAGAATGATCTATGAGTGGATTACAATGGCAGAAAAAGATTTGGTTGCTGAAGCACATAAATATAATTTAATTGTACGCTCAGATATAACAAATTTTTATAACTCAATTTACACTCATAGTATTGGTTGGGCATTACATGGGCAGGAAACGGCTTTTAAAGATAAAACTTGTACACTTACTGGGAACAAAATAGATAAGCTTGTTCAATACGCTAATAATGGGAGAACAAATGGTATTCCAGTTGGTTCAGCGGTAAGTGATTTAATAGCCGAAATAATTTTAAGTAGTATTGACTTAAAGATTTCTCAGAAATTAAAAGATAAAGACTTTATTGCAACTAGATTTAAAGATGATTATCGAATTTTGTGTAATACAGAATCAGATGCAAAAGAAATATTAAAAGTTTTAGCAGAAGAACTAACACAATTTAATTTACTTATAAATGAAAGCAAAACCAAGATACTTGAGCTTCCGAATGGACTTTACCGACAACATGATAGAGCGTACCAGCAATACAGCATAAAAGATAAAGAAAGGATTTCTTTTAAAACTTTTGAACTTACATTATTGACTGTCCTTGATATTCATAAGGAATATCCTGGGACTAGCATTCTTGAAAAGTTTTTTAGTGAATTATTTAACAATGACTATGATTTAAAAATTCAGTTTTCCACGAAGGAATCTTTAAGAAGAAAAGAGATATTAAAAACTTTGAGTCTTCTTGTTCTTGTAAAGAGAGAATCTGAAAAGATACTCTGTCATATTTTATCTGTGATTGAATTTATATATCTAAAATATCGAACTGAATTCAAATTAAAAGAGATAATTAAAGAATTGGTTAAATCTGAAATTATTAAAGCAAATGATAAGCAATCCATATTCGAATTATCTTGGTATTTATTTTTTGCGAGGTATATAGGTTTAGGAATTTCCGAAAAATGGATTAATTCACGGGTGAACAAAGATTTAAGGAAGAATCCTTTCCTAAAATCTGCATGTACAAGTAAACAACAAATTTATAATGACTCTCATATTAACTTATTTAGTAAACCGAAAGACTGCAGGGGAACTACATTAGCAAAAAAAATTGCGGTATTTGAAAGAAATAAAGATGAATAA
- a CDS encoding PD-(D/E)XK nuclease superfamily protein, with product MAKGKSANITGNQLEKAVQTVLLDKGFEIEMYRKWEKNPENYGKELLLKNVPFTTIYGHKGNTEFLLLSEKYNLRIRIECKWQQSAGSVDEKLPYLYLNTIEAMPEKDIMILIDGDGFKTGAKEWLRNAVKEKLYTTAENNDTNVMVFSLAEFFTWANNTFN from the coding sequence ATGGCAAAGGGAAAAAGTGCGAATATTACCGGAAACCAACTTGAAAAAGCAGTCCAGACAGTTTTGTTGGATAAAGGTTTTGAAATTGAAATGTATCGTAAATGGGAAAAGAACCCTGAAAATTATGGCAAAGAATTACTATTAAAGAATGTACCGTTTACAACTATTTATGGCCATAAAGGAAATACAGAATTTCTATTGCTTTCAGAAAAATACAATTTAAGAATAAGAATTGAATGTAAATGGCAACAAAGTGCTGGTTCTGTCGATGAAAAACTGCCTTATTTGTATCTGAATACCATTGAAGCAATGCCAGAAAAGGACATTATGATTTTAATTGATGGAGATGGGTTTAAAACAGGAGCCAAAGAATGGTTGAGAAATGCTGTAAAAGAAAAATTGTACACTACTGCTGAAAACAATGACACCAACGTTATGGTATTTTCATTAGCTGAATTTTTCACATGGGCAAACAACACTTTTAACTAA
- a CDS encoding PDDEXK nuclease domain-containing protein encodes MPSKKPELRQYDNLFSVISQLLSNAKNNIVKTINNTMVVTYWHIGQFIVEYEQGGKDRAVYGTQLLKRLSVDLTSRFGKGYSWRNLYYMKQFYIEFPILQTVFAKSDNQKLQTPSAKSEKEDVNLFNEKLITSIHHLTWSHFVRLLSIKNEDERNFYIIETAENKWSERELDRQINSSLFERLVLSTNRKAVKELSEKGQIISTEQDLLKDPLVLEFLNIKQDSSYSENELETAIINNLGEFLLELGKGFTFVARQQRISSGTEHFYIDLVFYNRLLRCFVLIDLKIGKLKHQDIGQMQMYVNYYDREIKTESENPTIGIILCKEKDDFVIEYTLPKDNKQIFPNEYKLYLPDKTELQKLLKQYL; translated from the coding sequence ATGCCATCAAAAAAACCAGAATTACGACAGTATGATAATTTATTTTCTGTTATTTCTCAACTATTATCTAATGCTAAAAATAACATCGTAAAAACGATCAACAATACGATGGTTGTTACCTATTGGCATATTGGTCAGTTTATTGTCGAATACGAACAAGGTGGGAAAGATAGAGCTGTGTATGGCACTCAATTATTAAAACGTTTATCTGTAGATTTGACAAGTAGGTTTGGCAAAGGATATTCTTGGCGAAACCTGTACTATATGAAACAGTTTTATATTGAGTTTCCAATTTTGCAGACAGTGTTTGCAAAATCTGACAATCAAAAATTGCAGACACCTTCTGCAAAATCAGAAAAGGAAGATGTAAATTTGTTTAATGAAAAATTGATTACTTCCATCCATCATCTTACATGGTCCCATTTTGTCAGACTTTTAAGCATAAAGAATGAAGACGAAAGGAATTTCTACATTATAGAAACAGCAGAAAACAAGTGGTCAGAGAGGGAATTAGACAGGCAAATAAACTCATCTCTTTTTGAAAGACTGGTTTTAAGCACGAATAGAAAAGCAGTAAAAGAATTGTCTGAAAAAGGGCAAATTATAAGTACCGAACAAGACCTGTTAAAAGACCCATTGGTTCTTGAATTCTTAAACATAAAACAAGACAGTTCATATTCGGAAAATGAATTGGAAACAGCCATAATCAACAATCTCGGAGAATTTTTATTAGAATTAGGCAAAGGGTTTACATTTGTAGCACGCCAACAGCGTATATCTTCAGGAACAGAGCACTTTTATATAGACTTGGTTTTTTATAATCGCCTGCTTCGTTGTTTTGTGCTCATAGACTTAAAAATAGGGAAGTTAAAACATCAAGACATAGGACAAATGCAGATGTATGTGAACTATTACGATAGAGAAATTAAAACTGAAAGCGAAAATCCGACAATAGGAATAATTCTATGCAAAGAAAAAGATGATTTTGTTATTGAATACACTTTGCCAAAAGACAATAAACAAATCTTTCCAAATGAATACAAATTATATTTACCCGATAAGACAGAACTTCAAAAACTTTTGAAACAATATTTATAA
- a CDS encoding SIR2 family protein, translated as MENTIFFGNGINRLSASNISWDDILKKIKGLRMFDDDTLPNTMTYERIILEKPSIHKDILYDEFEVKKNIADLMKSIGTHRFYNEMYDLDVQHYLTTNYDYAFINTILERNDINTPIFEYSSEDVYSVRRLKRISNKKQHKKHFWQIHGEIRKPATIMLGLDHYCGSIGKIDSYIKGGYSYTVDKKQIS; from the coding sequence ATGGAAAATACAATATTCTTTGGAAATGGAATAAATAGACTTTCAGCAAGTAATATTTCTTGGGATGATATTCTTAAAAAAATAAAAGGTTTAAGAATGTTTGATGATGACACATTGCCAAATACAATGACCTATGAGAGAATTATACTTGAGAAACCAAGCATCCATAAAGACATACTTTATGATGAATTTGAAGTAAAGAAAAATATTGCTGATTTAATGAAAAGTATCGGAACACATAGATTCTATAATGAAATGTATGATTTAGATGTTCAGCACTATTTAACAACGAACTATGATTATGCATTCATAAATACAATATTGGAAAGAAATGATATAAATACGCCAATTTTTGAATACAGTAGTGAAGATGTTTATAGCGTAAGGCGATTAAAAAGAATTTCAAATAAAAAACAGCACAAGAAACACTTTTGGCAAATTCACGGAGAAATAAGGAAACCTGCAACAATAATGTTGGGATTAGACCACTACTGTGGCTCAATTGGTAAAATTGACAGTTACATAAAAGGTGGGTATTCGTATACTGTTGACAAAAAACAAATTAGTTAA